CGTCGGCCCGGGCGATCGCCGAAGAGCGGCATGCGTTTATGGAGCAGTATGTCGAGCGTTTTTACCGCGAGTGGTCGGGGGAAATGTAGCGAATTGCAGCGGGATGCGAAAGGGGCTGACGTTCAAATGGCGTGGTCGGAGCTGAGACAAATTCCGAACGAATATAACGAAGCGGCCGAACGAATCGATACCGAGCTGTTGCGCCTGGTGCAGGAGCGAAGACGGCTGGCGAAGGGCAAGCGGTTTTTTCCGCCGGCGGAGACGGTGGAAGCATGGTCGGCGTCGCTGGGAATCGAGGCCGCGGAAATTCGTTATATTTTGGATAGTATGAACGAGAAAATACGCGCAGCGGTTTGGCACGAACCCGGCGAGCTGCGGCAGGTGGTGCCGCTCATGAAACGGACGGTTGTAGAAAATTGCGAATATATGCTGACGCACGCGATGAACCACGAGCGCGCGAGCATCGTTTTCGCGGAATTCAACTATTTGGACGAGGATTGCGATGAGATTCGGCTAAAGCCCAATTTGATGCTCGCAATTATCGGCGGCGATTATACCGTTAGACGGCGCGGCATGCACGGAGGCGGCCCGCAAACGAAGATGGAGTTCATCGTTTCGCCGCCGCTGCCGGAATCGCTGGATGGACTGGCGTTTTCGTTCGTACCGGGCGCCCCTTATCTCGAACGAAAAGTGCGGGAGATCCGATTGGAGCGGCAGGTCGATTTTTGATTCCGGCTTGCCGGCCCCGGGAGCATTCAACCGCCGGTTGCACGCGATTCATGAAAGCGATTCAACCAACCGCCGATTGGCTGGGCGCCTGCGCCTATGATACGTTGAATACAGCAAATCGGCCGATCTGCAATTGAAGAAGCAGGAGGAACGGTTCATGGATATACGTAAAATCGGTGCCTTTATTTCGGAGTTAAGAAAAAACAACAATTATACGCAGGCGGAGCTCGCCCAATCGCTGAACGTCACCCACCAGGCGGTGTCGAAATGGGAGCGCGGCGAGTCGCTGCCGGACATCGGCCTGCTGCCGCCGGCGGCCCGGCTGCTCGGCGTAACGGTCGACGAGCTGTTAAACGGGGAACGCGCCATGGTTCAAAAGGCGGCTGCAGCGGGAGCGGCGGACCGGGCGGAAACGGCAGCGCCGCAGCAAATGGAAGCTGCGGAGCGAATGGAAACGGCAGTGCCGCAACCAATCATTGCGGTTGAGCCGATGGAAACGGCAGCGCCGCATCCAGTAGCAGCGGCAGAGTCGACGGTATCGGCAGCACCGCAGCAAATAGTAGCAGCGGAGCCGATGGAAACGGCAGCCGCTCTGGAAAAACCCATTTCGGCCGGGCAGCGGCTGACTTTAGATCAAGTGAGCAGCCTGGCGCCTTTTCTCGAGCGGGCCACCCTGGAGAAGGTCGTGGATAAGGTGGTCGAAGGCATCGTCGAGCCGGGCAAGCTGCTCGCTCTTGCTCCGTTTCTGGGTCACGAGTCGCTGGACCGTCTGGTCAATCTGGTCGAAGACGGAGTGCTGCACGGGGACGTCATTTCCGGGCTCGCGCCGTTTCTTTCCAGGGAGACGCTGTCCAGGCTCGTAAGGAGAGCGGCCGACGGGACGATCGACCTGGAGCAAATTTTGGGCCTGGCTCCTTTTCTCGAGCAGTCCGATCTGGTCCTGCTGATCGAAAGCTCGCCGGACGGCCTGCATCCCGGGCATTTGGCCCAGCTCGCGCCATTTCTTCCGCAAAGCCTGCTGGAAAAGCTCATTCTCAATTTTTAACGAGACCGCGAAACACCCACGCTTTTCACCTTATCGAAGAGGCTGACCGACGGGCCTCTTCGATTTTTCATTTTA
This genomic window from Paenibacillus humicola contains:
- a CDS encoding helix-turn-helix domain-containing protein; its protein translation is MDIRKIGAFISELRKNNNYTQAELAQSLNVTHQAVSKWERGESLPDIGLLPPAARLLGVTVDELLNGERAMVQKAAAAGAADRAETAAPQQMEAAERMETAVPQPIIAVEPMETAAPHPVAAAESTVSAAPQQIVAAEPMETAAALEKPISAGQRLTLDQVSSLAPFLERATLEKVVDKVVEGIVEPGKLLALAPFLGHESLDRLVNLVEDGVLHGDVISGLAPFLSRETLSRLVRRAADGTIDLEQILGLAPFLEQSDLVLLIESSPDGLHPGHLAQLAPFLPQSLLEKLILNF